The Oscillospiraceae bacterium genome includes the window GTATAGCAATGCAAGAAATATCACTGAATAAAGCAGGATTTTCGGCTTTGAATATTTATTTGTTAACATTATCAAAAAAGCTTTCATGTTTTATTCCGATCTACATTGATTTAGATTTATATTATTAATCCATCATTGAGCTTAAGAGTTTTTTGTACAATGAGATATGTATATTTTATCATTTATGCGCTCCATATAACTAAATAAATACCGTCAAGAAAGAAAAGACTCTGGTATATGGGCTTTTCTTTCTTATAAAACAAGAATTATTTAATTTCTGTTTTAATAATATATATTGAAACAAATTTTCTTTACGCGAACAGATATACAGTATTATTTTTAACTCATATCATTTATATTATTTGACATTGGCTCAACGATTTGTTATAATATATTGATTACATTTATATATCTTCCATGAGCTTTAAGGAGCGGTAAACCTATGGCACAGGAGCCCAAGGAAAAAAATATACATTCGCGTCACAGAGCGCGCGTAAAGCAACGGTTTCTTGACGAAGGACTTGATTCCTTCGCACCGCACAACGTGATAGAGCTGCTGCTTTTTTATTCTGTTCCTTTCACGGACACCAACGATACCGCGCACGCGCTTATAGATAAATATGGCTCTGTCGCCGGCGTCCTCGACGCTCCTTACGACGACCTGTTATCCGTACCCGGCGTTGGAGAACACACTGCGCTTCTGTTAAAGCTCATTCCCGCCCTTTCAAAGCGATATTGCGAAGATAAATTCTCAATAGGAGACACTCTTCCCGATTATGACAGAATCGGCGCGTATTTAGTATCGAAATATGTCGGATGTCAGGACGAAAAGGTCGTCGCTCTTTTCCTGGACAATAGCCTCAGGGTCATATGCGATGAAATCATTTTTGAAGGAAGCGTAAACTCCGCTCACCTTTCCATGCGCAAACTTGCAGAGACCACAATACTAAAAAAAGCGTCTGCGGTGATACTTGCACATAATCACCCGTCAGGGTTGCCGATCGCGTCTCAGGACGATCTCGATACCACAAGAAAGCTAAGAGGCTTTCTTGCCTCGCTTCAGGTCACTCTGCTAGATCATTTTATTGTTGCCGAAAATAAATATACAAGTATAAGCAAAGATTATTTTTTAAGATATATAGCTCAGTATTCTGCCG containing:
- a CDS encoding JAB domain-containing protein, which encodes MAQEPKEKNIHSRHRARVKQRFLDEGLDSFAPHNVIELLLFYSVPFTDTNDTAHALIDKYGSVAGVLDAPYDDLLSVPGVGEHTALLLKLIPALSKRYCEDKFSIGDTLPDYDRIGAYLVSKYVGCQDEKVVALFLDNSLRVICDEIIFEGSVNSAHLSMRKLAETTILKKASAVILAHNHPSGLPIASQDDLDTTRKLRGFLASLQVTLLDHFIVAENKYTSISKDYFLRYIAQYSADKI